A stretch of Thermococcus bergensis DNA encodes these proteins:
- a CDS encoding DmpA family aminopeptidase, whose amino-acid sequence MKAPELGIRIGVFEHGRRNSISDVKGVKVGHVTLIQGEGKLVPGKGPVRTGVTAIIPHDGNIYKEKLLANAFVMNGYAKPVGLIQVQELGTLETPIILTNTLSIGTAADALIDYMLEQNEDIGVTTGSVNPVVMECNDSYLNDIRGKHVKREHVLEAIKNAKEDFEEGAVGAGTGMSAFEFKGGIGSSSRVVDIEGRKYTVGALVLSNFGKREDLTIAGVPVGLELKGWPGKGGEGKGSIIMVVATDAPLTSRQLYRVAKRGAVGLARTGGYAYNGSGDIVFAFSTAQRIKHYQKEPLTIEALPDDTLSPLFKATAEAVEEAIINSLLQAKTMSGRDNHIRYALPRDELIKIMEKYGRLYKS is encoded by the coding sequence ATGAAAGCCCCCGAACTTGGTATTAGGATTGGAGTTTTTGAACACGGCAGGAGAAACTCGATAAGCGACGTTAAAGGTGTCAAAGTCGGCCATGTAACGCTGATTCAGGGTGAAGGGAAACTAGTTCCCGGTAAAGGCCCTGTAAGAACGGGAGTAACTGCTATAATCCCTCACGATGGAAACATCTACAAGGAGAAGCTTCTGGCGAATGCCTTCGTTATGAACGGTTATGCTAAGCCAGTTGGCCTTATTCAGGTTCAAGAGCTTGGAACCCTTGAGACACCGATAATACTAACCAACACTCTGAGCATTGGCACTGCCGCTGATGCCCTTATCGATTACATGCTTGAGCAAAATGAGGACATAGGAGTGACCACCGGTTCTGTTAATCCAGTAGTTATGGAATGCAACGACTCTTACCTCAATGACATCAGGGGAAAGCACGTTAAAAGAGAGCACGTGCTTGAAGCAATTAAAAACGCAAAAGAAGACTTCGAGGAAGGTGCTGTTGGTGCTGGAACTGGGATGAGTGCCTTTGAATTCAAAGGCGGGATTGGTTCTTCCTCCAGAGTTGTGGATATTGAGGGCAGAAAGTACACCGTTGGAGCTTTGGTTTTGAGTAATTTTGGTAAAAGGGAAGACCTAACGATAGCCGGAGTTCCCGTAGGGCTGGAGCTGAAGGGCTGGCCCGGAAAAGGGGGAGAAGGGAAGGGAAGCATAATAATGGTTGTTGCGACCGATGCTCCCCTAACTTCAAGACAGCTGTACAGGGTCGCCAAGAGGGGTGCCGTGGGACTGGCGAGAACCGGAGGTTATGCATACAATGGAAGTGGTGACATAGTTTTTGCCTTTTCAACTGCGCAGAGGATAAAACACTACCAAAAAGAGCCGCTGACCATAGAAGCGCTGCCAGATGACACCTTATCGCCTCTTTTTAAGGCTACGGCTGAAGCCGTCGAGGAAGCGATAATTAACTCTCTCCTCCAAGCAAAGACAATGAGTGGAAGGGACAATCACATTCGCTACGCTCTTCCCAGAGATGAGCTCATAAAGATAATGGAAAAATATGGGAGATTATACAAGAGCTGA
- the cobO gene encoding cob(I)yrinic acid a,c-diamide adenosyltransferase yields MADWKEKLGLVHIYTGNGKGKTTAALGLALRMLGNGGKVIMIQFLKSADVYGEQKKAPECGIVVESYGLPKFVHGKPEPEDIEAAKKALKRAGEVVKSGEWDLVILDEICVALGFGMITFDEVKELIKEKAPNTELVLTGRYCPEELYELADYVTEMREIKHPYAKGVVARKGVEY; encoded by the coding sequence ATGGCTGACTGGAAAGAGAAACTCGGCCTGGTGCACATATACACAGGAAATGGAAAAGGAAAGACCACTGCGGCCTTAGGATTGGCCTTGAGGATGCTCGGCAACGGAGGAAAAGTAATAATGATACAGTTTTTGAAATCTGCCGATGTTTATGGGGAGCAGAAAAAAGCCCCGGAATGTGGAATTGTCGTTGAGTCCTATGGTTTGCCGAAGTTTGTCCACGGAAAGCCTGAGCCGGAAGATATTGAAGCCGCAAAGAAGGCCTTAAAAAGGGCTGGGGAAGTCGTTAAAAGCGGCGAATGGGATCTCGTAATTCTGGACGAGATATGTGTGGCTCTGGGATTTGGAATGATAACATTCGACGAAGTTAAGGAGCTCATAAAAGAAAAAGCCCCAAACACTGAGCTAGTTTTAACAGGCAGATACTGCCCGGAAGAGCTTTACGAATTAGCGGACTATGTGACGGAAATGAGGGAAATAAAGCATCCCTATGCTAAAGGAGTGGTTGCTAGAAAGGGTGTAGAGTATTAA
- a CDS encoding UPF0147 family protein, with amino-acid sequence MSEEMIQQIIQVLKEQVIQDTIVPRNIRRAAEQAIEALMDTSKDPSVRAADAIAILEEISEDPNMPMHTRTIIWEVLGALEQIK; translated from the coding sequence ATGAGCGAGGAGATGATTCAGCAGATTATCCAGGTTCTAAAGGAGCAAGTTATTCAGGATACAATCGTCCCAAGAAATATTAGGAGAGCCGCTGAACAGGCAATTGAAGCCCTAATGGACACTAGCAAAGACCCAAGTGTGAGAGCTGCGGATGCTATCGCTATTCTTGAGGAGATTAGCGAGGATCCAAACATGCCAATGCACACAAGAACTATAATCTGGGAAGTTTTGGGTGCTTTAGAGCAGATTAAGTGA
- a CDS encoding aldolase produces MSRVVKEMLIRYSRLAHERGLTAAFGGNLSVLFNGKVFIKGTGSVMDELTHGQIAVIDLEGNVLSSIRPSSEWKLHVEVYKRRKDVKAIVHLHPPYSIVASTLLNEELPIITPEAEIYLKKIPIAEFKPAGSWELAEETAKHLEHYDAVILQNHGIVTVGRSLREAYYKAELVEESAKLWYLKEKGR; encoded by the coding sequence ATGAGCAGAGTTGTCAAGGAGATGCTTATCAGATATTCAAGACTCGCCCACGAAAGAGGGTTAACGGCCGCATTTGGAGGGAATTTAAGCGTTCTTTTCAACGGAAAGGTTTTCATAAAGGGAACTGGCTCCGTCATGGATGAGCTCACACACGGGCAGATAGCCGTCATTGACCTTGAAGGGAATGTTCTAAGCTCTATAAGGCCATCTTCAGAATGGAAGCTCCACGTTGAAGTCTACAAGCGAAGAAAAGATGTAAAAGCCATAGTCCACCTGCATCCTCCATACTCGATAGTTGCATCCACACTACTTAATGAAGAGCTGCCAATAATAACCCCCGAAGCGGAAATATATCTAAAAAAGATTCCCATAGCTGAGTTTAAACCGGCTGGAAGCTGGGAATTGGCCGAAGAAACCGCAAAACACTTGGAACACTACGACGCGGTTATCCTTCAAAATCATGGAATAGTAACAGTGGGGAGAAGCTTAAGGGAAGCCTACTACAAGGCAGAATTAGTAGAGGAAAGCGCAAAATTATGGTATCTAAAAGAAAAAGGCAGATAA
- the rpiA gene encoding ribose-5-phosphate isomerase RpiA: protein MEELKKMVAKEALKYIDDDMIIGLGTGSTTAYFIQMLGKKLMTGELEDVYGIPTSYQSRLLALESGVPVVSLDEVDAIDLAVDGADEVDPHLNLIKGRGAALTMEKIIEYRAGTFIVLVDESKLVEYLGQKMPVPIEVIPAAWRAIKEELEVFNATAELRMGVKKDGPVITDNGNFILDAKFERIEDPLDMEIELNNIPGVVENGIFADIADIVLVGTKDGVKKMER, encoded by the coding sequence ATGGAAGAGCTGAAAAAAATGGTGGCTAAGGAAGCTTTGAAGTATATCGACGATGACATGATAATCGGGTTAGGTACGGGTTCCACAACAGCTTACTTCATCCAAATGCTGGGAAAGAAGCTCATGACAGGGGAGCTCGAAGATGTTTACGGCATCCCCACTTCATACCAATCACGCCTTTTGGCCCTTGAGAGCGGAGTTCCCGTCGTTAGCTTAGATGAAGTTGATGCCATTGATTTAGCCGTAGACGGTGCAGACGAGGTTGATCCTCACCTTAATCTCATTAAGGGAAGAGGCGCGGCATTAACGATGGAAAAGATCATCGAATACAGGGCCGGAACGTTTATAGTGCTCGTTGATGAGAGCAAGCTTGTGGAATATCTCGGTCAGAAAATGCCAGTCCCCATAGAAGTCATCCCTGCGGCATGGAGGGCCATTAAAGAGGAACTTGAAGTCTTCAACGCAACAGCCGAGCTGAGGATGGGCGTTAAAAAAGATGGCCCAGTGATAACCGACAACGGCAACTTCATCCTCGATGCAAAATTTGAAAGAATTGAAGATCCACTCGACATGGAAATCGAGCTGAACAACATTCCGGGAGTTGTTGAAAACGGCATCTTCGCAGACATAGCAGACATAGTTCTTGTTGGCACAAAAGACGGCGTTAAGAAAATGGAGAGATGA
- a CDS encoding pyridoxal-phosphate dependent enzyme — protein MVECPKCGREYQQIIPPRCSCGAFLEIPYDYSKVDPQKWKNREKGVWRYRELLPNVPRIISLKEGGTPLVKAKISEELGLDVFIKDETRNPTGSFRDRLATVGVSYGLPYASNGFIVASDGNAAASLAAYAARANKEAFVVVPKKVDKGKLIQMIAFGAKIIRYGDSVDECIEYTKELSRLNGLYDITPENNIIGLEGQKTLAFELWEEINPTHVIVPTGSGSNIYSIYKGFRELLEIGAIEELPKLIAVQTENCSPIAAEILGIEGKREFTKALGLYVKDPVNKELAIRAIKESNGTAVVVSEDELDFGEKALAKEGVFAEYSSAVVIPALIKLRESGYLEKGDRVALIITGSGLKSYYAEERERFSVGGTKLEILKLLREKSMYGYEIWENLEKPMKYQAVYQHIKELEALGLIEEARKKGRRVYYKLTEKGERLLENFEE, from the coding sequence ATGGTAGAGTGTCCCAAATGTGGAAGGGAGTATCAGCAGATAATACCACCGAGATGCTCATGTGGGGCTTTCCTTGAAATACCGTATGACTATTCTAAGGTAGACCCCCAAAAATGGAAAAATAGAGAGAAAGGCGTGTGGAGGTACAGAGAACTTCTCCCCAACGTGCCCAGAATAATTTCCCTGAAAGAAGGTGGGACACCTTTAGTCAAGGCAAAAATCAGCGAAGAGCTCGGCCTGGATGTTTTTATTAAAGACGAAACAAGGAACCCCACGGGCTCATTCAGAGATAGGCTTGCCACGGTAGGAGTTTCTTATGGCTTGCCCTATGCAAGCAATGGGTTCATAGTAGCCAGCGATGGCAACGCGGCAGCGTCTTTAGCGGCATATGCCGCTAGAGCTAATAAAGAAGCATTTGTTGTTGTTCCCAAAAAAGTCGACAAAGGAAAGCTAATTCAGATGATAGCCTTTGGTGCCAAGATAATCCGCTATGGAGACAGCGTTGATGAGTGCATAGAATACACTAAAGAGCTCTCCCGATTAAATGGACTCTACGACATAACTCCCGAAAACAACATTATTGGGCTTGAGGGGCAAAAAACCCTTGCATTCGAGCTCTGGGAGGAGATAAACCCAACCCACGTGATCGTGCCAACGGGAAGTGGAAGCAACATCTACAGCATCTACAAGGGCTTTAGGGAACTTCTGGAAATCGGTGCTATCGAAGAACTCCCCAAACTAATTGCAGTCCAAACTGAAAACTGCTCCCCAATAGCGGCCGAAATATTGGGGATAGAAGGCAAGAGAGAGTTCACCAAAGCCCTTGGGCTGTACGTAAAAGACCCGGTAAACAAAGAACTCGCGATAAGAGCCATTAAAGAAAGCAACGGAACCGCTGTGGTTGTGAGTGAAGATGAGCTTGACTTCGGAGAAAAAGCCCTTGCCAAAGAGGGCGTCTTCGCTGAGTATTCTTCAGCTGTTGTTATTCCAGCCCTAATAAAGCTCCGTGAAAGCGGTTATCTTGAAAAAGGAGACAGGGTCGCTTTGATAATTACGGGCTCGGGATTAAAAAGCTACTACGCGGAGGAGAGAGAGCGCTTTTCAGTCGGTGGCACAAAGCTTGAAATCCTAAAGCTCCTGAGAGAAAAGTCCATGTATGGCTACGAAATCTGGGAGAATCTGGAGAAGCCAATGAAGTATCAAGCAGTGTACCAGCATATAAAAGAGCTTGAGGCCCTTGGCTTGATAGAAGAGGCACGCAAGAAGGGAAGAAGGGTTTATTACAAACTTACTGAAAAAGGAGAACGGTTGCTTGAGAACTTTGAAGAGTGA
- a CDS encoding beta-CASP ribonuclease aCPSF1, with protein sequence MIKRETNVDEILKEIREIISQMVPKEAKITEVEFEGPELVIYVKNPEAVMQDGDLIKNLAKVLKKRISVRPDPDVLLPPEKAEELIKQIVPPEAEITNISFDPSVGEVIIEAKKPGLVIGKNGETLREITQKVYWAPKVVRTPPLQSQTIYSIRGILQSESKDRRKFLRQVGRNIYRKPELKSEWIRITGLGGFREVGRSALLLQTNESFVLVDFGVNVAALNDPKKGFPHFDAPEFTYVLKEGLLDAIIITHAHLDHSGLLPYLFRYNLFDGPIYTTPPTRDLMVLLQKDFIEIQQSNGADPLYRMKDIKEVVKHTITLDYGEVRDISPDLRLTLHNAGHILGSSIVHLHVGNGLHNIAVTGDFKFLPTRLFEPANARFPRLETLIMESTYGGSRDYQLPREEAEKRLIEVILQTIKRKGKVLIPAMAVGRAQEIMLVLEEYARVGGLEVPIYLDGMIWEATAIHTAYPEYLSKSLRDQIFHEGYNPFLNEIFKPVANANERKDIIESEEPAIIIASSGMLVGGPSVEYFKNLASDPRNSIIFVSYQAEGTLGRQVQRGLREIPMIGEGGKTEVVQVNMEIHTIDGFSGHADRRELMSYIAKVKPRPERVITVHGEPQKCLDLASSINKKFGISTRAPNNLDAIRLK encoded by the coding sequence GTGATAAAAAGAGAAACAAACGTTGATGAAATTCTGAAAGAGATTAGGGAGATTATTAGTCAGATGGTACCCAAAGAAGCCAAGATAACCGAAGTGGAATTTGAGGGGCCGGAGCTGGTTATTTATGTGAAAAACCCTGAAGCTGTAATGCAAGACGGAGATCTTATAAAAAACCTTGCAAAGGTTCTTAAGAAGAGAATTAGTGTAAGACCTGATCCGGATGTTCTCCTTCCTCCTGAAAAGGCCGAAGAGCTAATCAAGCAAATAGTTCCGCCAGAGGCGGAAATAACTAACATAAGTTTTGATCCTTCTGTTGGCGAGGTAATAATTGAGGCTAAAAAGCCGGGACTTGTGATTGGAAAGAATGGGGAGACCCTTAGGGAGATAACCCAGAAAGTTTACTGGGCTCCAAAAGTTGTTAGAACTCCACCCCTGCAGTCCCAGACAATATACTCTATTAGGGGAATCCTGCAGTCCGAGAGTAAAGATAGGAGAAAATTCCTGAGACAAGTTGGGAGAAACATATACAGAAAGCCGGAGCTCAAAAGCGAATGGATAAGGATAACAGGGCTTGGAGGATTCAGGGAAGTTGGAAGAAGTGCCCTCCTGCTCCAAACAAATGAGAGCTTTGTGCTGGTTGACTTTGGTGTAAACGTCGCGGCTTTAAATGATCCCAAGAAGGGGTTCCCCCACTTTGATGCCCCAGAATTTACCTACGTCCTTAAAGAGGGGCTTCTGGATGCGATAATAATTACCCACGCACACCTTGACCACTCCGGTTTACTACCCTACCTCTTCAGATACAACCTGTTCGACGGCCCTATCTACACAACTCCGCCTACAAGAGACTTAATGGTTCTCCTTCAGAAAGACTTCATTGAGATACAGCAGAGTAACGGTGCTGACCCGCTTTACAGAATGAAAGACATAAAAGAAGTCGTTAAGCACACAATAACTCTCGACTACGGGGAGGTTAGAGATATCTCACCAGACTTGAGGCTTACCCTGCACAATGCAGGCCACATCCTTGGCTCCTCAATAGTTCACCTCCACGTTGGAAATGGACTCCACAACATTGCCGTCACAGGAGACTTTAAGTTCCTTCCAACGAGACTCTTTGAGCCAGCAAATGCAAGGTTCCCAAGACTTGAAACTTTGATAATGGAATCAACCTATGGAGGAAGCAGAGATTACCAGCTACCGAGAGAAGAGGCAGAAAAGAGGCTTATTGAGGTTATTCTTCAGACTATCAAGCGCAAAGGAAAGGTCCTTATCCCCGCAATGGCAGTTGGAAGAGCTCAGGAAATAATGCTAGTCCTCGAGGAGTACGCTAGAGTAGGAGGGTTGGAGGTTCCAATATACTTGGACGGTATGATATGGGAAGCAACTGCAATTCACACCGCATATCCAGAGTATTTGAGCAAGAGCCTCAGAGATCAGATATTCCATGAGGGCTACAACCCATTCTTAAATGAGATATTCAAACCCGTCGCAAATGCAAACGAAAGAAAGGACATAATAGAGAGCGAAGAACCCGCGATAATTATAGCCTCCTCCGGTATGCTGGTTGGAGGACCCAGCGTAGAGTACTTTAAGAACCTTGCCTCAGATCCAAGGAACTCTATCATATTCGTAAGCTACCAGGCAGAGGGAACTTTGGGTAGACAGGTTCAGAGAGGCCTAAGAGAGATACCCATGATAGGAGAGGGCGGAAAGACAGAAGTTGTTCAGGTAAACATGGAGATCCACACAATAGATGGATTCTCAGGTCACGCCGATAGAAGGGAGCTGATGAGCTACATAGCAAAGGTAAAGCCGAGACCGGAAAGAGTAATAACAGTTCACGGAGAGCCCCAGAAGTGCCTTGACCTTGCCTCAAGCATCAACAAGAAGTTCGGTATCTCCACAAGAGCTCCAAACAATCTCGACGCCATCAGGCTCAAGTAG
- the psmB gene encoding archaeal proteasome endopeptidase complex subunit beta, whose amino-acid sequence MLALDKIKGTTTVGIVCKDGVVLAADRRASLGNMVLSKEVSKIFQIDDHLALAGAGSVGDILSLVRLLRAEAKLYRARVGREMSTKALATLTSNVLSGRRYFPYFGWFLVGGYDEKPSLYSIDMAGGITEDKYVSAGSGMEFAYAVLDNEYNEKMTVKKGVKLAVKAINTAIKRDVFTGDGIMVVVITKDGYSELSKEEVEKILKKL is encoded by the coding sequence GTGTTGGCTTTGGACAAAATTAAAGGGACAACAACAGTAGGCATTGTTTGTAAGGATGGAGTAGTATTAGCCGCAGACAGGAGGGCTTCACTGGGCAACATGGTCTTGTCCAAAGAAGTTAGCAAGATATTCCAGATAGACGACCACTTGGCCCTAGCAGGAGCCGGGAGCGTAGGGGACATACTAAGCCTTGTAAGGCTTTTGAGGGCAGAAGCAAAGCTTTACAGAGCAAGAGTCGGCAGGGAGATGAGCACAAAGGCACTGGCAACATTAACTTCTAACGTCTTAAGTGGAAGAAGATACTTCCCCTATTTTGGCTGGTTTTTAGTGGGAGGTTATGATGAAAAGCCAAGTCTTTATTCAATTGACATGGCAGGGGGAATTACCGAGGACAAATATGTTTCTGCAGGTTCTGGTATGGAGTTTGCATATGCTGTTTTAGATAATGAGTACAATGAGAAAATGACTGTTAAAAAAGGCGTTAAACTGGCCGTAAAAGCTATAAATACTGCAATAAAAAGAGATGTTTTTACTGGAGATGGAATAATGGTTGTTGTCATTACAAAAGACGGGTATAGCGAGCTTTCTAAAGAAGAAGTCGAGAAGATCCTCAAGAAGCTCTGA
- the serK gene encoding L-serine kinase SerK, whose amino-acid sequence MGVEKVPKYDIPTKKVEYVFIELEKMKPHEQLVQKELEAFIESLTGSGIFWKPMLLAKVPGEDMYLIVDGHHRWAGLQKLGAKRAPSVILDYFSDDVKVYTWYPAFKGDLNKVLERLKAEGLEIIEDGEAEEKAEKGEIAFALIGKDKVFAIPGALDEQKKVSKVLDEMSVEGEIELIYYGLKEDAKEDMDKGEIDYVFIRKAPSKEEVMELVKRGEVYSPKTTRHVLPFNPDKIDVKLEELF is encoded by the coding sequence ATGGGTGTCGAAAAAGTTCCCAAATACGACATACCGACAAAGAAGGTTGAATACGTTTTTATTGAGCTGGAAAAGATGAAACCACACGAGCAGCTCGTCCAAAAGGAGCTTGAGGCATTTATTGAAAGCTTAACTGGCTCCGGTATTTTCTGGAAGCCCATGCTCCTGGCAAAAGTCCCCGGGGAGGACATGTACCTCATCGTTGATGGTCACCACAGATGGGCAGGCCTGCAGAAGCTTGGAGCAAAGAGGGCTCCCTCTGTAATTCTCGACTACTTCAGCGATGATGTTAAGGTATACACATGGTATCCTGCTTTTAAAGGAGACCTCAACAAGGTTCTGGAAAGATTAAAGGCAGAGGGATTGGAAATAATTGAGGATGGAGAGGCTGAAGAAAAGGCCGAAAAGGGAGAAATAGCTTTCGCTCTCATTGGTAAAGACAAGGTCTTTGCTATTCCGGGAGCACTTGACGAACAAAAGAAGGTAAGCAAAGTGCTTGACGAGATGAGTGTTGAGGGAGAGATAGAGCTTATATACTACGGCCTCAAAGAAGATGCAAAAGAAGATATGGATAAGGGCGAAATTGACTATGTGTTCATTAGAAAAGCACCAAGCAAGGAGGAAGTTATGGAGCTCGTAAAGAGGGGAGAAGTTTATTCTCCAAAGACAACCAGACACGTTCTTCCATTCAACCCGGACAAAATCGATGTGAAGCTTGAGGAGCTCTTTTAG
- a CDS encoding HAD family hydrolase, with protein MIKALIFDVDETLVYYEGYDGLEWFEKWGKKEIKKLGITLEFETYKKMVKGELPRSWVERLGVDHVEFWKAIDKAKLEYRKWAAERGLIKAFPDVDVLKDFKQMGLKMAAVSNASQECTEFVLELFDLKKYFDIILGKDYRYLDGAKPNPYLIEKALKALGVLPSEALVVGDSASDILAAHRAGVKAVQVMRFGEIEGADYYVKDLNELVQLVRSLVGKDL; from the coding sequence ATGATAAAGGCATTAATATTTGACGTTGATGAAACTCTTGTCTATTATGAAGGCTATGATGGGCTGGAATGGTTCGAAAAATGGGGAAAGAAAGAAATAAAAAAGCTTGGGATTACCCTTGAGTTTGAAACCTACAAAAAGATGGTAAAGGGAGAACTACCGCGAAGCTGGGTTGAGAGGCTTGGAGTTGATCATGTAGAATTCTGGAAAGCGATAGATAAAGCAAAGCTCGAGTACAGAAAATGGGCCGCAGAGAGAGGACTAATAAAAGCCTTTCCCGACGTTGATGTTTTAAAGGATTTCAAACAAATGGGATTAAAAATGGCAGCTGTTAGCAATGCTTCTCAGGAGTGTACGGAGTTTGTGCTGGAGCTTTTTGATTTGAAGAAATACTTTGACATTATCCTTGGAAAGGACTACAGATATCTGGATGGTGCTAAACCGAATCCCTATCTCATCGAAAAAGCCCTTAAGGCACTTGGTGTCCTTCCAAGTGAAGCTTTGGTTGTGGGAGATTCTGCATCGGATATCTTGGCAGCTCACCGGGCTGGTGTTAAAGCCGTTCAAGTGATGAGGTTCGGGGAAATAGAGGGGGCAGATTATTACGTGAAAGATTTGAACGAGCTTGTGCAACTGGTGCGCTCGCTAGTAGGTAAGGATTTATAA
- a CDS encoding iron-containing alcohol dehydrogenase, translating into MEGCTMLWESQIPINQVFELRCRTIDYFGVGAINKFYDIAKDLKENRGITRVILVTGKSGYKKCGAWDVVKPALEEYGIEYVHYDKVGPNPTVDMVDEATELGKEFGAQAVIGIGGGSPIDTAKSVAILLEYTDKNARELYEGKFFAMKAKPIIAINTTHGTGTEVDRFAVASIPEKEYKPAIAFDCIYPLYAIDDPALTTKLPADQTRYVTIDALNHITEAATTKVTNPYSILLAQETARLIFDYLPKAIADPNNLSARYYLLYASAIAGISFDNGMLHFTHALEHPLSAVKPDLPHGLGLAMLLPAVIKHIYPATARVLAEVYRPLVPDAKGVPGEAEYVARKVEEWLFSIGITQKLTDVGFTEDDIDKLTELAMTTPGLGLLLSLAPIDATRETIAAIYRDSLYPMSK; encoded by the coding sequence TTGGAGGGATGTACAATGTTGTGGGAGTCTCAAATCCCCATAAACCAGGTGTTTGAACTTCGCTGCAGAACCATAGACTATTTTGGCGTTGGCGCCATTAACAAGTTCTATGACATAGCCAAAGACCTTAAGGAAAACCGTGGCATAACTAGGGTCATCCTTGTCACCGGAAAGAGCGGATACAAGAAGTGCGGTGCTTGGGATGTCGTCAAGCCCGCCCTTGAGGAATACGGTATCGAATATGTTCACTACGACAAGGTCGGCCCAAACCCGACCGTTGATATGGTTGACGAGGCCACAGAGCTAGGCAAGGAGTTCGGAGCTCAGGCTGTTATTGGTATCGGTGGTGGAAGCCCAATCGACACAGCCAAGAGCGTCGCCATTCTGCTGGAGTACACAGACAAGAACGCGAGAGAGCTCTATGAAGGAAAGTTCTTTGCAATGAAGGCCAAGCCCATCATAGCAATTAACACCACCCACGGAACGGGAACCGAGGTAGACAGATTTGCAGTGGCATCAATTCCAGAGAAAGAGTACAAGCCAGCAATAGCTTTTGACTGCATCTACCCACTCTACGCAATCGACGACCCGGCTCTCACAACCAAGCTCCCAGCCGACCAGACCCGTTATGTGACCATTGACGCGCTCAACCACATAACCGAGGCCGCGACCACCAAGGTCACAAATCCCTACTCCATACTCCTCGCCCAAGAGACTGCTAGGCTGATATTCGACTACCTCCCGAAGGCCATAGCTGACCCCAACAACCTCTCAGCCAGGTACTACCTACTATATGCCTCCGCAATAGCGGGTATATCCTTCGACAACGGTATGCTCCACTTCACCCACGCCCTCGAACACCCACTCAGTGCCGTGAAGCCAGACCTCCCACACGGACTCGGTCTCGCGATGCTCTTGCCCGCGGTCATTAAGCACATATACCCCGCCACGGCTAGAGTGCTCGCTGAGGTCTATAGACCACTCGTTCCAGATGCCAAGGGAGTTCCAGGCGAAGCTGAGTACGTCGCAAGGAAAGTCGAGGAGTGGCTTTTCAGCATCGGAATCACTCAGAAGCTCACTGATGTTGGATTCACAGAGGACGACATCGACAAGCTCACCGAATTAGCCATGACAACCCCAGGCCTTGGCCTGTTGCTCTCACTTGCCCCAATTGACGCAACTAGAGAGACCATTGCAGCTATTTACAGAGATTCACTGTATCCAATGAGCAAGTGA